A window of Sulfurovum riftiae contains these coding sequences:
- a CDS encoding ABC-type transport auxiliary lipoprotein family protein encodes MRYIILLSLFLLSGCSMKEAPVMKVYSLVVPSITPVSHARYRNKILKVSYPIALSEKLNDRMNYSYSLTDKGEYLNSRWSNDTGKLLQGSVIQMLTESRIFKVVVPFASDVEENLRLESTVFDFSHHVRGESSYAVVSIQFTLMNAETGKLVKARRFRYREPTATIDAKGYVEATNRIMGRLGHDLVNWLR; translated from the coding sequence ATGAGATATATTATACTGTTGAGTCTGTTCCTGTTGAGCGGGTGCAGCATGAAAGAGGCACCGGTCATGAAAGTGTACAGCCTGGTGGTTCCTTCCATCACACCGGTATCCCATGCCCGATATCGAAACAAGATACTGAAGGTCTCTTATCCTATTGCATTGAGCGAAAAATTGAATGACAGAATGAATTACTCCTACTCTCTGACGGATAAAGGAGAATATCTTAATTCACGCTGGTCGAACGATACCGGAAAACTGCTGCAGGGAAGTGTGATTCAGATGCTTACAGAGAGCAGGATTTTCAAGGTCGTCGTACCGTTTGCGTCAGATGTGGAAGAAAATCTTCGCCTTGAAAGCACTGTCTTTGACTTTTCACATCATGTAAGAGGAGAGTCCTCCTATGCCGTTGTTTCCATACAGTTCACTTTGATGAATGCCGAGACGGGAAAACTGGTCAAGGCACGAAGATTCAGATATAGGGAACCCACTGCAACGATCGATGCCAAAGGGTATGTTGAGGCGACCAACCGCATCATGGGCAGGTTGGGCCATGATCTCGTAAATTGGCTACGTTAA
- the tmk gene encoding dTMP kinase, translated as MYILFEGIDTCGKSTQIELLAQVHPGIITTHEPGGTAFGKKAREILLSDSLRSKRAELLLFLADRAEHYEEVIEPNKDKVVISDRGFISGIGYALANGDFSFDELVHLNRFALKEHFPDRIILFLTDMETLRERTSQKSLDGIELRGLEYLLRVQEHMKESILKLGIPHLFIDATDSIENIHQSILTYLKV; from the coding sequence ATGTATATTCTTTTTGAAGGCATCGATACCTGCGGCAAAAGCACACAGATAGAACTGCTTGCACAGGTACATCCCGGTATCATCACTACGCATGAGCCTGGTGGTACAGCCTTCGGAAAGAAAGCCAGGGAGATCCTTCTGAGCGATTCACTGCGTTCCAAAAGAGCCGAACTGCTGCTCTTTCTGGCTGACCGTGCCGAACATTACGAAGAGGTGATAGAACCCAACAAGGACAAAGTGGTCATTTCGGACAGAGGCTTTATCTCTGGCATAGGCTATGCCCTGGCCAACGGGGATTTCAGCTTTGATGAGCTGGTCCACCTCAACCGTTTTGCCCTCAAGGAACATTTTCCCGACAGGATCATCCTTTTTCTGACCGATATGGAGACACTCAGGGAGCGTACTTCCCAAAAATCCCTTGATGGGATCGAACTACGGGGGCTGGAATATCTGCTCAGGGTTCAGGAACATATGAAAGAGAGTATCCTCAAACTGGGGATTCCCCATCTCTTCATCGATGCTACGGACAGCATTGAGAATATCCATCAATCCATTCTTACCTACTTGAAGGTATAA
- a CDS encoding porin family protein — MKKQLLAAVFAAQLMTQLYAGGEVEPVETVETEAIEAEESRFYIVAKGMAIMGDDVAHGEAMLEGDNGYGFGIDIGYRLGHGFAVEYDFSYSQNTVIERVEGHEFEELDADYYTSALDIVYTYEMTETIGLFAKAGYELEWETIDKIGIDSEDHDGFVFGVGFEVAMNESYKFVAEYEHSTIDGPRGDALFAGLMLNF; from the coding sequence ATGAAAAAACAATTACTTGCAGCTGTATTTGCAGCACAGTTGATGACACAACTTTATGCCGGAGGTGAGGTTGAACCTGTTGAAACAGTGGAAACAGAAGCAATAGAAGCAGAAGAGTCCCGTTTCTATATTGTTGCCAAGGGGATGGCGATCATGGGTGATGACGTGGCACATGGCGAAGCCATGCTGGAAGGAGACAACGGGTACGGTTTCGGGATCGATATCGGGTACCGTCTCGGACACGGTTTTGCAGTGGAATATGATTTCTCCTATTCTCAGAATACAGTGATCGAAAGAGTTGAAGGCCATGAGTTTGAAGAGCTTGATGCTGACTACTATACCTCTGCATTGGATATCGTCTATACCTATGAGATGACAGAAACGATCGGGCTCTTTGCCAAAGCAGGGTATGAACTTGAGTGGGAGACCATCGACAAGATTGGTATCGACAGTGAGGACCATGACGGTTTTGTCTTCGGTGTCGGTTTTGAAGTGGCAATGAACGAAAGTTATAAATTCGTTGCAGAGTACGAACACTCTACGATCGATGGACCACGCGGAGATGCACTTTTTGCAGGATTGATGCTTAACTTCTAA
- a CDS encoding ABC transporter ATP-binding protein, whose amino-acid sequence MSGQKIVIEAKGIVTRFGERTVHDGVSLQIRENEIYGILGESGSGKSVLMKEMIMLLEPNAGEMMVLGKDLGTISYKEAQQLRREWGVLFQFGALYSSMTIAENIEVQLKEYTDISKEMRDKLVRSKIALVGLDAHVGSLYPAELSGGMIKRAALARALAMEPKLLFLDEPTSGLDPVGARNFDALIVELRKMLGITVVMITHDLDSIFSIVDRMAVLADKRVVAEGPLENVLQSQHPFVEAFFKNDYTKEKYVDKLEKKRVEHV is encoded by the coding sequence GTGAGCGGGCAAAAGATAGTCATAGAAGCCAAAGGTATCGTGACACGCTTTGGGGAACGGACCGTCCATGACGGTGTCAGTCTGCAGATCAGGGAGAACGAAATCTACGGTATCCTCGGAGAGAGCGGATCGGGAAAATCGGTACTGATGAAAGAGATGATCATGCTGCTCGAGCCCAATGCGGGAGAGATGATGGTACTGGGAAAGGACCTGGGGACCATCTCCTACAAAGAGGCACAGCAGCTCCGAAGGGAGTGGGGTGTGCTTTTTCAGTTCGGTGCACTCTACTCCTCCATGACTATTGCGGAGAACATAGAGGTCCAGCTCAAGGAGTATACCGATATCAGCAAAGAGATGCGGGACAAACTGGTACGCTCCAAGATCGCACTGGTAGGGCTCGATGCACATGTAGGCAGCCTCTACCCTGCAGAACTAAGCGGCGGGATGATCAAAAGGGCGGCGCTGGCACGGGCTTTGGCTATGGAGCCAAAACTGCTTTTCCTGGATGAACCCACTTCCGGCCTTGACCCCGTAGGGGCACGGAATTTCGATGCGCTCATCGTGGAGCTTCGCAAAATGCTGGGTATCACGGTCGTGATGATCACGCACGATCTTGACTCTATTTTCAGCATTGTGGACAGAATGGCTGTTCTGGCGGACAAACGGGTGGTGGCAGAAGGTCCTTTGGAAAATGTGTTACAATCACAACATCCTTTTGTTGAAGCGTTCTTCAAGAACGACTATACGAAAGAGAAGTATGTGGACAAGTTGGAGAAGAAGAGGGTGGAACATGTATAG
- a CDS encoding MlaD family protein, with protein sequence MYSRVNYTIVGIFVLLFGAGLVGFTFWLAKYGIQNEYTLYKLYMKESVSGLSKDSTVRLRGVDVGRVSEIRIDPNDIERIEVLLKIRSDVPIKEDMVAHTEMLGITGLLAIDISGGTNGAKLLRSKNGEIPVIPTAPSWFSKTTKGIGTLAEDLTDLLHRGEKLMNDKNIEAFDHILENTEALTAKTVGTLDEFNATMQLYKEAVVKLNEDVHTFSQDFSKITNNTVPALKSLRKATKNFNRLTLEAEKSLNRGDYNIKETFQPMLVDIGILTEQLTDLTRELQQSPSSVLFKSRKRRRGPGE encoded by the coding sequence ATGTATAGCAGGGTCAATTATACTATTGTCGGTATCTTTGTGTTGCTTTTTGGTGCAGGGCTTGTGGGATTTACCTTCTGGCTTGCCAAGTACGGTATACAGAATGAATATACCCTCTACAAGCTTTATATGAAAGAATCTGTTTCCGGACTTTCCAAAGATTCGACAGTAAGGCTCAGGGGTGTAGATGTGGGGCGTGTAAGCGAAATACGCATCGATCCGAATGATATAGAGCGTATTGAAGTCCTCTTGAAGATACGTTCCGATGTACCCATCAAGGAAGATATGGTCGCGCATACGGAGATGCTTGGTATTACCGGACTCCTTGCCATAGATATCTCCGGCGGTACCAACGGTGCAAAACTGTTAAGATCAAAAAACGGTGAGATACCTGTCATCCCGACGGCACCTTCATGGTTCAGCAAGACGACCAAAGGCATCGGTACGCTTGCCGAAGATCTGACCGATCTTCTACATCGGGGTGAAAAGCTGATGAACGATAAGAATATCGAAGCCTTTGACCATATTCTGGAAAATACAGAAGCGCTTACTGCCAAAACTGTAGGGACGCTGGATGAGTTCAATGCGACCATGCAGCTCTATAAAGAGGCTGTGGTCAAACTCAATGAAGATGTACACACTTTCAGCCAGGACTTTTCGAAGATCACGAACAATACGGTACCGGCACTCAAATCACTGAGAAAAGCCACCAAAAATTTCAACCGTTTGACACTTGAGGCTGAGAAGAGCCTCAACAGGGGAGATTACAACATCAAAGAGACCTTCCAACCGATGCTGGTCGATATCGGTATTTTGACAGAACAGCTGACCGACCTGACACGTGAACTGCAGCAGAGTCCAAGCAGTGTGTTGTTCAAATCTAGAAAAAGAAGAAGGGGACCCGGAGAATGA
- the hisS gene encoding histidine--tRNA ligase yields the protein MIKPLRGMKDLTFEDSRRFVHIVTTAINIAKRYGYSYIETPILEETALFRRSVGESSDIVGKEMYRFEDKGGNDVCMRPEGTAGIVRAFVSAKLDRQPVKQKFYYYGPMFRYERPQKGRLREFHQFGCESFGEASVYEDFTIITMIGQIFDELGIGFDLLINSLGCPECMPPYKQNLVGFLTDISPELCEDCNRRIGTNPIRVLDCKNEKCQSLLESSPKLISNLCEECDTDFLKLTALLDKAGISYTVDTNLVRGLDYYNKTAFEFVSNEIGSQSAIAGGGRYDKLVEYLDGKPTPAVGFAIGIERIMELVQMPEVDREGYYMGALVPEAVELLFALAAKKRQETKVTVEYNSKGFKSHMKGVDKANARFALLIGEDELKNGTVWVKDLETKEERTVPFDEV from the coding sequence ATGATAAAGCCTTTACGCGGTATGAAGGACCTCACGTTCGAGGACTCCCGGCGTTTTGTACACATTGTTACCACTGCCATCAACATAGCCAAACGTTACGGCTACAGCTACATCGAGACCCCCATTTTGGAAGAGACTGCACTGTTCAGACGTTCTGTAGGTGAAAGCTCCGATATTGTCGGGAAAGAGATGTACCGGTTCGAGGACAAAGGAGGCAATGATGTCTGTATGCGCCCTGAGGGTACAGCAGGCATCGTACGTGCTTTTGTCTCTGCCAAACTCGACCGCCAGCCTGTCAAACAGAAGTTCTACTACTATGGACCGATGTTCCGTTACGAGCGTCCGCAAAAGGGACGATTGAGAGAATTCCACCAGTTCGGCTGCGAGAGTTTCGGTGAAGCGTCCGTCTATGAGGATTTTACCATCATCACCATGATCGGCCAGATCTTTGATGAACTTGGAATCGGTTTTGACCTGCTCATCAATTCACTGGGCTGTCCGGAATGTATGCCTCCCTACAAACAGAATCTTGTCGGATTCCTCACCGATATCAGTCCGGAACTCTGTGAAGACTGTAACCGACGTATCGGTACCAACCCTATTCGTGTACTTGACTGTAAAAACGAGAAGTGTCAGTCTCTGCTGGAAAGCTCTCCGAAACTTATCAGCAATCTCTGTGAAGAGTGTGATACGGACTTCCTAAAACTCACTGCTCTTCTGGACAAGGCAGGCATCTCATACACAGTCGATACCAACCTTGTCAGAGGCCTCGACTACTACAATAAGACCGCCTTCGAGTTCGTCAGCAATGAGATCGGTTCACAGTCTGCCATCGCCGGTGGCGGACGGTATGACAAACTGGTAGAGTATCTTGACGGGAAACCCACACCTGCAGTAGGTTTTGCCATCGGGATCGAACGTATTATGGAACTGGTGCAGATGCCTGAAGTGGATAGAGAGGGTTACTATATGGGTGCCCTGGTTCCCGAAGCGGTCGAATTACTCTTTGCACTGGCAGCCAAAAAACGCCAGGAGACCAAAGTGACGGTCGAGTACAACTCCAAAGGCTTCAAGAGCCATATGAAAGGTGTGGACAAAGCCAATGCAAGATTTGCCCTTCTTATCGGTGAAGATGAGCTGAAAAACGGTACAGTCTGGGTAAAAGATCTGGAAACGAAAGAAGAAAGAACTGTTCCCTTCGATGAAGTGTGA